The Takifugu rubripes chromosome 3, fTakRub1.2, whole genome shotgun sequence genome contains a region encoding:
- the wnk3 gene encoding serine/threonine-protein kinase WNK1 isoform X4: MATDPGEPTGTEDSAEKPDGQREEGRARPQRERTLSTPSNFPSSGNQERNPTTGEDGGILGEGGGGRKGEPSQVRDKKPVRMISFSTPSLPDSTGPKQLRREKRFFRKSVEICEEADDVEVPPEAPHSAPHSALHASDSVFAGAVLPQGAASPAAPGHDPSCPGSSQEADRDAPSTTANQRGKEREREQEEEAEMKAVATSPGGRFLKFDIELGRGAFKTVYKGLDTETWVEVAWCELQDRKLTKAEQQRFKEEAEMLKGLQHPNIVRFYDSWESVLRGKKCIVLVTELMTSGTLKTYLKRFKVMKPKVLRSWCRQILKGLHFLHTRTPPIVHRDLKCDNIFITGPTGSVKIGDLGLATLMRTSFAKSVIGTPEFMAPEMYEEHYDESVDVYAFGMCMLEMATSEYPYSECQNAAQIYRKVTSGIKPASFDKVNDPEIKEIIEGCIRQNKSQRLSIRDLLNHAFFGEDTGVRVELAEEDTGTQDCLALRIWVDEPKKLKGKHKDNEAIEFSYDLENDVAEEVALEMVKSGFFHESDAKVVGKSIRDRVNLIKKSRERRQQQQLLQQQQQGLEERRDSAFTSSTFAHPSWPSSSGPGAAGQTGGGGQESEEPSDGDQHIKQHYIFSGTTPNLPEDESIGSASCESYASGQSHYSHQGEFYSHSQTFPAVAPMVPIGESGSVPNLPVGQSASMSSMSVGQSGGGAAAQTFLQPNPMVPQVSPSVQQQYFQSQTFPSDAFQSAIPPGSIAPSQSYIPPASLQMPVNVLTAPISVSDPAGLAGAVVPLVQQTQPPATPIQLADIIPHAAPLQTQPVMIPQHTIVQQQQIGMDPQTSTIQQQPQQQMEAQVALLDQQVTATLPPMETQPQGLSATAVLTHATEPPQQIFVQQPAPPVHSLPEQKLFPAPTGMEQPAMSLPQEQHQAFRPQLTAEPFEQIAMLQPQQLHHTPQQQQALLQQHQASLYVKQQLDQQQQQAFIQAQMQQHQLDHQHALMQKKLLDQQQQQILIQQQEQKQHQQVYLQPNLEQQQQELPRQQQQPQSQLYQQCGQNLVGIQKESEKPQQQQPGLQQQTHQTQQQQDLQQILMQQLQQQQLQQNFQLQQQEQQQAQLKQQIEQQQQALLQQQKQLIFQQQQAERLQQQALMQQKIQEQQQANIIHPQQPEKDDTAAFPQSKSEQQIQQQFPELHHPYIPQPNTSQYPVHATLSQQQGVGQQQHAAFIQKQQGFVGQPQLHPSLTEHHIPVGAPPITEVAQQKQIVSQAHVAMAIQTTQIPVQTPAVGPAQVLTQQGQNVAFPQGQIPAQFVAQPTAQTASAMIESQVGLQGSVQGQAPAIQTQQIPLQTTYPGTVAPMQNQATAQELLHNQPLHLTLGQSQSQTGVQPSAAISSAHSQIQCETCVQQNLQTGLIQPHLHQQAFEASVHQLHAPSAAAQFTPQYVPQPTHSGTPPVTDLTYMPQPQQEPMQQYLQMPPTAAGIVAPTTDQSPPVTDPNSVATVQQVRQTSTPGQALLGAVNQVEQKSIGSTADPSVIAAVPQSTGQYKELQKLAHVQEPLAPSCPQPQLLSRYIANPTQQQHAPNQAISAAAHQVTFPTATAAPNSAAGLQSQDRSLSFYSDSAAGVPSSPQHQTKQMLPAHTHTQTSIQSQTHSQTQTQTHTQAHSHTQTRTETPASEQPAVPHAAFPASQMPLSPTHTSHPPTSLPLLLPSLPPYHPAVEPLTELPSSPPAAQVASPELADFIPTSPPPVTTLHSLESNAPKLPQASLQDCDPSLLGTAQDGLYLSSTERHSSSGSVPANGEESLLLANGKLDRLKSQRRASALRPEKVSHQFQLTMLQVSGSGDNMVECQLETHSNKMVTFKFDIEGDAPEDIADYMVEEDFVLDIEKEKFVEELQAIVKKAQENLQTHSLTGSTDQLHVSTPSSSSVDSVPYSSPVGRWRFFINQTIRHRDSLSSQGAATPLPTSDTKTSQSLKTETENEGPQSLESLNGMSSPPCPSHSATSPASMQPSALPPISAPSGSISAPASTFEASVPFAPVAELLPPGPSEQVSSAPSSILVPAAVNIPTLSTAAAIKSPTLTTLHLDVLSSADMSGCSILGNAPDPSPASFLSPTLPPLSAAAMISSAVSQLGAEQQLTLNPVSKQTQAQLQQTPVVQQQLYTIMAEQQTQQTQHPVPMQHLQHRAFQEQAQLQQDRKLQQSLTLQQQQTMQKQIPQSNVTEVPVLPQLDHPELPVPLQQSQQALPQQPPQQYAQHLLQQQQLQQMPQQGMAPQAAAQQQGHIDHQQQQMPLQETLQFQQQQMALQQQQQQRQQQQQQQQQQQQQQQQQQQQQQQQMFMSAAILKPDQTQLLPLPGSQQLFQQQPLLNVVPVQSQQTLVQQTHVPAEAVQQNVHTHLKLQHFDQQQQEMVKATEAPPMQQQRPLQKQSSLQMSESEASAGDTSVTEDMCSHSASFYPTSDSSLPPLHPSTAEAPTPALSHALTPSPAQPSSVAESDSEGPPKIEYVDNRIKTLDEKLRNLLYQEYSSGAPMTGGAASGPASTASSSVGGDKLSEPQSFPPPASSSDTSPHSSSSSTSSTTSRSSSTSPGPPERVGAGKEGPSVSEPLTMEEQPSTSIPSTSTSSTPPTSLMPPKQLDCTGPQKPPVPGEPTILAVSPHSSTPGDTSWQSGQHPIPLRHGEQKHNAGGGYFGLNLTCPSMRNPVSKKSWTRKFKYWACKLRHSSSLFKKPRVLQGRSSGEGLKEDKEVSPLNSPSHKGRFQVTPVPHSSPPKDTTSSHVGTHRKVGRFSVTKAETRKEDWLTDSSPVSPDLERERRTHAKEEEKEERKRVSAMAHLPRGNGHNHSPLGSSDDDEDDESELEDEELRRELHRLREKHIKEVVSLQAQQNRELQDLYRQLRSFKDQRQSLPASLSRAPLPAAPAVLSPRRHRPAKSKLRPRPHSHMDNNGVTHSGLQQPSNFSGSEQSRLPHCCNPEQHTSLPLPGKEGTVDNNPLRKCTFTDELHKLVDNWTKETMDPTPHRPSLNQIKQIQQELGGWCQQSEVPPSGWFSMAPQSPVGASSHYTCGGSLPTLNSSAPPSQTTLAQVPQMHPHQSVPLQQLAYQQSLLQQQIPQSQMQTPTQTQSLQQTQPLTPLSHSTPQSQPLLPPQIPTSQVPMVVPLLPGSGSTAHTDSSANTGGAFCSSSSSPSFSSAAALSSSAKIHPNPPTSTLPLGQK; this comes from the exons ATGGCTACGGATCCAGGGGAGCCCACCGGCACCGAGGACTCTGCAGAGAAACCTGATGGACAGCGGGAGGAGGGCAGGGCACGCCCTCAGAGGGAGAGGACGCTCAGCACCCCCTCTAACTTCCCCTCCTCCGGGAATCAGGAGAGGAATCCAACAACAGGGGAGGATGGAGGTATTCtcggtgaaggaggaggagggaggaagggggaacCCTCCCAGGTCAGGGACAAGAAACCAGTCAGAATGATTTCATTCTCCACGCCGTCGCTGCCAGACAGCACGGGCCCCAAGCAGCTGAGGAGGGAGAAGCGCTTCTTCAGGAAGAGTGTGGAGATTTGCGAGGAGGCTGACGATGTGGAGGTGCCCCCGGAGGCGCCACACAGCGCCCCTCACTCGGCGCTGCACGCCTCAGACTCGGTCTTCGCTGGCGCTGTCCTGCCGCAAGGGGCTGCTTCACCTGCGGCCCCCGGCCACGACCCCTCCTGCCCCGGCTCCAGCCAGGAGGCGGACAGGGATGCTCCTTCGACCACAGCCAaccagagagggaaggagagggagcgcgagcaggaggaggaggctgagatgAAGGCCGTGGCCACCTCTCCTGGAGGCAGGTTCCTCAAGTTTGATATTGAACTTGGCAGAGGGGCCTTCAAGACTGTGTATAAAGGCCTGGATACAGAGACGTGGGTGGAGGTGGCCTGGTGTGAGCTCCAG GACCGCAAACTGACCAAGGCAGAGCAACAGCGTTTCAAGGAGGAGGCCGAGATGCTGAAGGGGCTTCAACACCCCAACATCGTCCGCTTCTATGATTCCTGGGAGTCTGTGCTCCGTGGAAAGAAGTGTATTGTACTCGTCACTGAACTCATGACTTCGGGAACACTCAAAAC CTATCTGAAGCGCTTTAAAGTGATGAAGCCTAAAGTCCTGAGGAGCTGGTGTAGGCAAATCCTGAAGGGCCTCCACTTCCTTCATACCAGAACACCTCCGATAGTCCACCGAGACCTCAAGTGTGACAACATCTTTATTACAGGCCCTACAGGTTCAGTCAAGATAGGCGACCTGGGACTGGCAACTCTCATGCGGACCTCTTTTGCCAAAAGTGTTATAG GGACCCCGGAGTTCATGGCCCCGGAGATGTATGAGGAGCACTATGACGAGTCTGTGGATGTTTATGCCTTTGGCATGTGCATGCTAGAGATGGCGACTTCTGAATATCCCTACTCCGAGTGCCAAAATGCTGCTCAAATCTATCGCAAAGTCACAAGT gGTATAAAACCTGCCAGTTTCGATAAAGTCAATGATCCGGAGATCAAGGAGATCATTGAAGGCTGCATTCGACAGAACAAGAGCCAGAG ACTTTCCATCCGTGATCTCCTGAACCACGCTTTCTTTGGGGAAGACACCGGCGTCCGTGTAGAGCTGGCAGAGGAGGACACGGGCACCCAGGACTGCCTGGCCCTCCGGATTTGGGTTGACGAGCCCAAGAAATTAAAGggcaaacacaaagacaacGAAGCCATCGAGTTCAGCTACGACCTGGAGAATGATGTTGCTGAGGAAGTGGCGCTAGAGATG GTGAAGTCGGGATTTTTCCACGAGAGCGATGCCAAAGTGGTGGGGAAATCCATCCGAGACCGAGTGAATCTCATCAAGAAGTCCCGCGAGcgtcggcagcagcagcagcttctccagcaacagcagcagggccTGGAGGAAAGAAGAGACTCCgctttcacctcctccacctttgCTCATCCATCATGGCCGTCCTCATCGGGGCCAGGAGCGGCTGGAcagacgggaggaggagggcaggagtcCGAGGAGCCGTCTGATGGGGATCAGCATATCAAACAGCATTATATCTTCAGTGGAACCACCCCTAATCTGCCAG AAGACGAAAGCATCGGGTCGGCCAGCTGTGAATCATATGCAAGTGGGCAGAGTCACTATTCTCACCAAGGGGAATTCTACAGCCACTCTCAGACGTTCCCTGCTGTGGCACCA ATGGTCCCCATCGGTGAGAGCGGAAGTGTTCCTAACTTACCTGTCGGCCAAAGCGCGAGCATGTCCAGCATGTCTGTAGgccagagtggaggaggagctgctgctcagacgTTTCTTCAGCCCAATCCCATGGTTCCACAGGTATCACCAAGTGTCCAACAACAATATTTTCAG TCACAGACATTCCCATCAGATGCATTTCAGTCAGCCATACCCCCTGGGTCGATTGCCCCCTCACAATCATACATACCCCCTGCTTCTCTACAAATGCCTGTCAATGTTCTCACTGCACCCATCTCCGTCAGTGATCCCGCTGGACTTGCGGGGGCCGTTGTGCCCCTCGTTCAGCAGACCCAGCCCCCAGCCACACCCATTCAGCTCGCTGACATCATTCCCCATGCAGCACCCCTGCAAACACAGCCTGTCATGATCCCTCAGCATACTATTGTCCAACAACAACAGATAGGGATGGATCCGCAGACATCCACCATTCAgcaacagccacagcagcaaaTGGAGGCCCAGGTTGCTTTACTTGATCAACAAGTTACTGCTACTCTGCCACCGATGGAGACGCAACCGCAAGGACTTTCCGCGACAGCTGTCCTGACACATGCGACTGAGCCACCGCAGCAGATATTCGTACAGcaacctgctcctcctgtccATTCACTTCCAGAGCAGAAACTGTTCCCTGCACCAACAGGTATGGAGCAACCAGCTATGTCATTACCCCAGGAGCAACATCAAGCTTTTAGACCTCAGCTGACAGCAGAGCCTTTTGAGCAGATAGCCATGCTACAACCACAGCAACTGCATCATACACCTCAGCAACAGCAAGCTTTGCTACAACAACATCAAGCCTCTCTGTATGTCAAACAACAACTTgatcagcaacaacaacaagcttTTATTCAAGCTCAAATGCAGCAGCATCAACTGGACCATCAGCACGCACTTATGCAGAAAAAACTTTTggatcagcagcaacaacaaattCTTATCCAACAGCAAGAACAGAAGCAACATCAGCAAGTTTATTTACAGCCTAATttagagcagcaacaacaggagCTTCCCaggcagcaacaacagccacAGAGCCAGCTATATCAACAATGTGGACAAAACCTAGTTGGAATACAGAAAGAATCAGAGAAGccccagcaacaacagccagGACTCCAACAGCAAACACATCAGActcaacagcaacaagacttACAGCAAATACTTATGCAGCAattacaacagcaacagctACAGCAAAACTTTCAACtacagcaacaagagcaacaACAAGCCCAGCTCAAGCAGCAGatagagcagcaacagcaagctctcctgcagcaacagaaacaaCTCATCTTCCAACAGCAACAAGCGGAGAGACTACAGCAACAGGCGTTGATGCAGCAAAAGatccaagagcagcagcaagcAAACATCATCCATCCTCAGCAACCAGAGAAAGACGACACTGCTGCGTTTCCACAAAGtaagagcgagcagcagattCAGCAGCAATTTCCTGAACTACATCATCCATATATTCCCCAGCCTAACACCTCTCAGTATCCAGTCCATGCCACCCTCTCACAACAGCAAGGTGTTGGGCAACAACAGCATGCAGCATTCATTCAAAAGCAGCAAGGATTTGTTGGCCAGCCTCAGCTCCATCCTTCCTTAACAGAGCATCATATTCCAGTTGGAGCTCCGCCAATCACTGAGGTTGCTCAGCAAAAGCAAATTGTCTCACAGGCCCATGTTGCTATGGCAATTCAGACTACTCAGATCCCAGTGCAGACGCCTGCTGTTGGCCCAGCTCAGGTTCTTACACAACAAGGACAAAATGTGGCTTTTCCTCAGGGACAGATACCTGCTCAATTCGTAGCCCAGCCCACAGCCCAAACAGCCTCAGCTATGATCGAGAGTCAAGTAGGTCTTCAAGGGTCAGTCCAAGGACAGGCCCCGGCCATCCAGACCCAGCAAATTCCTCTCCAGACTACTTATCCAGGAACTGTCGCTCCTATGCAGAACCAAGCAACTGCTCAGGAATTACTCCACAATCAGCCTCTACACCTGACTCTTGGTCAGTCCCAAAGCCAAACTGGTGTCCAGCCTTCAGCTGCAATTAGTTCAGCTCATAGTCAGATCCAATGTGAGACCTGTGTTCAGCAAAATCTTCAAACTGGACTCATCCAACCGCATCTTCATCAGCAAGCTTTTGAAGCATCAGTTCACCAGTTGCATGCTCCATCTGCTGCGGCTCAGTTCACCCCTCAGTACGTCCCTCAGCCTACCCACTCCGGAACACCACCGGTAACGGATTTAACCTATATGCCACAACCACAGCAAGAGCCAATGCAGCAGTATCTGCAAATGCCTCCTACTGCAGCTGGGATTGTTGCTCCTACAACAGATCAGAGTCCTCCAGTAACTGACCCCAATAGTGTCGCCACTGTTCAACAAGTTAGGCAGACCAGTACTCCGGGTCAGGCACTACTGGGTGCAGTTAATCAGGTTGAGCAGAAGTCCATAGGAAGCACTGCAGACCCCTCGGTCATAGCAGCAGTCCCCCAGTCTACTGGACAATATAAAGAGCTACAGAAGCTGGCACATGTGCAGGAACCACTGGCTCCATCCTGTCCACAGCCCCAGTTACTGTCGCGGTATATTGCCAACCCCACCCAGCAACAGCATGCTCCAAACCAGGCAATATCAGCTGCTGCACATCAAGTGACGTTTCCCACTGCAACTGCAGCCCCCAACAGCGCGGCTGGACTTCAGTCTCAGGACAGAAGCCTGTCCTTCTACAGTGATTCAGCAGCAGGTGTCCCATCTTCTCCACAGCATCAGACCAAGCAAATGCTgccagctcacacacacacccaaaccaGCATTcagtcacaaacacactctcaaacacagacacagacacacacgcaggctCATTCGCACACTCAGACACGCACTGAAACACCAGCATCTGAACAGCCTGCTGTGCCCCATGCTGCCTTTCCTGCATCACAAATGCCGCTCAGCCCTACTCATACCTCACACCCCCCAACATCACTACCATTGCTTCTTCCATCCCTACCACCCTACCATCCTGCTGTTGAGCCTTTGACAGAGCTgccctcatctcctccagcgGCCCAGGTAGCCTCGCCAGAGCTGGCCGACTTTATACCCACCTCCCCTCCACCCGTCACCACTCTACATTCGCTTGAATCTAATGCCCCCAAACTGCCCCAAGCCTCGCTGCAAGACTGTGACCCTTCCCTGCTGGGTACTGCTCAG GATGGTCTATACCTGTCAAGTACAGAACGTCATTCTTCGTCGGG GTCTGTTCCAGCCAATGGAGAGGAATCTCTGCTCCTGGCTAATGGGAAATTAGACAGATTAAAGAGCCAAAGGCGCGCTTCTGCTCTGAGACCCGAGAAAGTTTCACATCAGTTTCAACTGACGATGCTCCAG GTGTCTGGGAGTGGGGACAATATGGTCGAATGCCAGTTGGAGACTCATAGCAACAAGATGGTGACGTTTAAATTCGACATTGAAGGAGATGCACCAGAGGACATAGCAGATTATATG GTTGAAGAGGACTTTGTCCTAGATATAGAGAAAGAAAAATTTGTTGAGGAGCTCCAAGCCATAGTTAAAAAGGCACAAGAAAATCTTCAAACACATTCACTG ACTGGATCAACAGACCAGCTGCACGTCAGCACTCCCAGTAGCTCCTCAG TCGACTCAGTACCCTATTCTTCTCCAGTGGGACGCTGGCGCTTCTTCATCAACCAGACCATCCGACACAGAGACTCTTTATCCAGCCAAGGAGCGGCCACCCCTTTACCCACATCAGATACAAAGACATCCCAATCCCTTAAaacagagacag AAAATGAAGGACCACAGAGTCTGGAATCTTTAAATGGAATGTCCTCTCCCCCATGTCCAAGTCATTCTGCAACCTCTCCTGCCTCAATGCAGCCCTCAGCTCTGCCTCCTATCAGTGCTCCCTCCGGTAGCATTTCTGCCCCGGCCTCCACTTTTGAAGCCAGTGTCCCATTTGCACCTGTTGCTGAGCTGCTGCCACCAGGTCCCAGTGAGCAGGTCTCTAGCGCTCCCTCATCAATACTagttcctgctgctgtgaacaTACCCACGTtgtccactgctgctgccattAAATCTCCAACGCTCACCACCCTTCACCTGGATGTGCTTTCTTCTGCTGACATGAGTGGTTGTTCCATTTTAGGTAATGCACCAGACCCATCTCCagcctcttttctttctcccactcttcctcctctgtctgctgctgcgaTGATCTCCTCAGCAGTGAGTCAGCTTGGTGCAGAGCAGCAGTTGACACTCAACCCAGTCTCTAAACAAACACAGGCCCAACTTCAGCAGACACCTGTAGTTCAGCAGCAGTTGTACACAATAATGGCTGAacagcagacacaacagacacaaCATCCAGTTCCGATGCAACATTTACAACATCGGGCATTCCAAGAGCAAgcacagctccagcaggaccGCAAACTGCAACAATCCTTAACCttacagcaacagcagacaaTGCAGAAGCAAATACCACAATCTAATGTGACAGAAGTGCCAGTGTTGCCCCAGCTGGATCATCCAGAACTGCCAGTGCCCCTGCAGCAGTCCCAACAAGCTCTTCCTCAACAGCCACCACAACAATACGCCCAACacttgctgcagcagcaacagttacAGCAGATGCCGCAGCAAGGTATGGCACCCCAAGCTGCAGCGCAACAGCAGGGCCACATcgatcaccagcagcagcaaatgcCCCTTCAAGAGACACTGCAGTTCCAGCAACAACAAAtggcactgcagcagcagcagcagcagcggcagcagcagcagcagcagcagcagcagcagcagcagcagcagcagcagcagcagcagcagcagcagcagcagatgtttatGTCTGCTGCCATTTTAAAACCAGACCAAACACAGTTGCTGCCCTTGCCAGGTAGTCAGCAACtgtttcagcagcagccattGCTCAATGTTGTTCCGGTACAATCCCAGCAGACGCTGGTGCAACAGACCCACGTTCCTGCTGAGGCGGTGCAGCAAAATGTACATACGCACCTAAAGCTGCAACATtttgatcagcagcagcaagaaaTGGTCAAAGCTACGGAGGCACCCCcgatgcagcagcagcggccacTGCAGAAGCAATCCTCTTTGCAAATGTCAGAGTCTGAGGCATCAGCAGGAGACACGAGTGTCACAGAGGACATGTGCAGCCACTCTGCTTCTTTTTACCCTACTTCTgactcctctctgccccctctccATCCGAGCACAGCCGAAGCCCCCACGCCTGCCCTCTCCCACGCGCTGACACCTTCACCTGCTCAGCCCTCCTCAGTCGCTGAGTCAGACAGTGAAGGCCCTCCCAAAATTGAATATGTAGACAACCGCATAAAGACTCTGGATGAAAAGCTGAGGAACCTGTTATATCAGGAGTATAGCAGTGGGGCACCAATGACTGGGGGAGCAGCCTCCGGCCCTGCATCCACTGCCTCCTCATCAGTAGGAGGTGACAAGCTATCTGAGCCACAGTCTTTCCCCCCACCAGCCTCATCCTCGGATACTTCTCCTCACTCTTCGTCATCCTCTACCTCTTCCACTACATCCCGCTCCTCTTCAACCTCTCCTGGACCACCAGAGAGAGTCGGGGCAGGGAAGGAAGGACCCAGTGTTTCAGAGCCGCTCACAATGGAGGAACAACCTAGCACTTCTATCCCCTCTACTTCTACCTCCTCTACCCCTCCTACTTCTTTAATGCCCCCCAAGCAGCTAGACTGTACAGGACCTCAGAAACCACCTGTACCAGGAGAACCAACCATTCTT GCTGTATCACCACACTCTAGCACACCTGGAGACACATCGTGGCAGTCTGGGCAACACCCCATCCCTCTACGACATGGAGAGCAGAAGCACAATGCAGGAGGTGGATATTTTGGCCTAAACCTGACATGTCCTAGTATGAGAAATCCTGTTAGCAAGAAATCCTGGACTCGCAAATTCAAATACTGGGCGTGCAAACTGCGCCACTCCTCCAGCTTGTTCAAGAAGCCCAGGGTCTTGCAAG GACGCTCCAGCGGTGAAGGACTTAAGGAAGATAAAGAGGTTTCACCACTAAATTCACCTTCACACAAAGGAAGATTTCAG GTGACTCCAGTACCTCACTCCTCTCCCCCAAAGGATACAACATCAAGCCATGTTGGTACTCACAGGAAAGTGGGACGCTTTTCTGTCACCAAGGCGGAGACTCGGAAGGAGGACTGGCTGACCGACagctcccctgtgtctcctgatttggagagggagaggagaactCACgcaaaggaggaagagaaagaggaacgtAAAAGGGTGTCAGCAATGGCTCACCTGCCTCGAGGAAATGGGCACAACCACTCGCCGCTGGGCAGCAGTgacgatgatgaggatgatgagagtgagctggaggatgaagaacTGAGACGGGAACTGCACAGGCTCAGAGAGAA GCACATCAAGGAAGTGGTTTCCCTTCAGGCCCAGCAAAACCGAGAGCTGCAGGACTTATACAGACAGCTGCGTTCCTTTAAAGACCAAAGGCAGAGTTTGCCTGCCTCGCTGTCACGAGCACCTCTTCCCGCAGCGCCCGCTGTCCTCTCTCCTCGTAGGCACAGGCCAGCCAAAAGCAAGCTTCGGCCCAGGCCTCATTCGCACATGGATAACAATGGTGTCACACATTCTG GCCTGCAGCAGCCAAGCAATTTCTCAGGTAGTGAACAGAGCAGACTCCCCCACTGCTGTAACCCTGAGCAGCACACTTCACTTCCACTGCCTGGTAAAGAAGGTACAGTAG ATAACAATCCTTTAAGAAAATGCACATTCACAGATGAACTGCACAAACTTGTTGATAACTGGACAAAGGAGACGATGGACCCTACCCCTCACAGACCCTCTCTCAATCAGATTAAGCAGATTCAGCAGGAGTTAGGAGGCTGGTGTCAACAAAGTGAG GTGCCTCCATCGGGTTGGTTTTCGATGGCACCTCAGAGCCCTGTGGGAGCATCTTCCCATTACACCTGTGGAGGGAGCCTGCCCACATTGAACTCCTCAGCGCCACCATCACAGACAACCTTGGCTCAAGTGCCACAGATGCACCCCCATCAGTCTGtccccctgcagcagctggcctATCAACAGTcccttctccagcagcagattcCACAGTCCCAGATGCAGACTCCCACACAGACCCAGTCCCTTCAGCAGACGCAACCCCTCACCCCGCTGTCCCATTCAACGCCACAAAGCcaacctcttcttcctccccagATTCCCACATCGCAGGTACCGATGGTTGTGCCTCTGCTGCCTGGCAGTGGCAGCACTGCACACACAGATAGCTCTGCTAATACTGGGGGGGCattttgttcttcctcctcctctcccagtttttcctctgctgctgctctatcCTCCAGTGCCAAAATTCACCCAAATCCCCCCACCTCTACTCTCCCTCtgggacagaaataa